The Cyclobacteriaceae bacterium genome includes a region encoding these proteins:
- a CDS encoding carboxypeptidase-like regulatory domain-containing protein, whose amino-acid sequence MALFTNFFRFLIGFLLFPLFCFAQETVVSGKVTDAGSGDPIPFVNVVFKGTGSGATTDFDGNYSIRSIKPSDSITISYIGYKTKVRAIKRSKTQVVNIQLEEEVTHLQEVVVKAGENPAWPILRGVVDNKNKNDKRNLDAYEYDVYTKTEVDIDKISDKLRNKKVMKRIAQVLDSVDRVVGEDGKPILPLFITESVSKFYYRSNPAIRSETILKTKINGVGLDDGSMVTQLVGSTFQEYNFYLNWITIINKNFVSPIADGWRLYYDYDLIDSLMVGDDFCYRLDFYPKNPLELAFTGSMWITKKDFALKQIDASIGKESNVNFIDKIRIQQELGITQTGHWLPMKNRVLVDIGELGKNSAGLLAKFYTSNKNFVVNQPHKALFYDKPISIAEDAQIKETDQYWDSLRHEPLSAAEKSVYQMIDTIKNIPIVKTYTEVFKAVVDGYYDLGQIEIGPYVRTIAYNTVEGIRVQGGFKTNASFSKKITYSGYAAYGFQDTRVKGGGSAQFILSRNHWTTLTFRARRDIIRLGVDEDALAGNPLFLAAARWGQFKRAYYFDEGYISFYREFLRGLSGRASFRVYNFDPTYPFGFYRVESGDPPVYRELTTAEVSAEIRWARDETFLQNGNERLSLGLKKWPALTARYTHGQKGIMGSDYNYDKFRFSIDKRIRMGFLGVGLMSASYEYIWGKLPYPLLNVHLGNQSPIYSPFTYNLMNFGEFVSDESVTIRYRQFFEGLLVNRIPLLNKLKWRLVGTGNIIYGGLSRPNQFRIAVFTPRGDRALETRSLQTGKAYVEVGYGVENIFKFFRVDFIHRLSYLDPIQNPDARKFGVLFTAQFKL is encoded by the coding sequence TTGGCGCTATTTACTAATTTCTTCAGGTTTCTTATAGGGTTCTTACTATTTCCCTTATTCTGTTTTGCTCAGGAGACAGTTGTGTCCGGCAAAGTTACAGATGCTGGTTCAGGTGATCCAATCCCTTTTGTTAACGTTGTCTTTAAGGGAACTGGTTCCGGAGCCACCACCGATTTTGACGGAAATTATTCAATCCGTAGCATAAAGCCATCAGATTCCATTACGATCAGCTACATCGGATACAAAACTAAAGTCCGTGCAATAAAGAGAAGCAAGACTCAGGTCGTCAACATTCAGCTCGAGGAAGAGGTTACTCACCTTCAGGAAGTAGTAGTAAAAGCCGGTGAAAATCCCGCATGGCCCATCCTACGCGGGGTAGTAGATAACAAGAACAAGAACGACAAGAGAAACCTTGACGCCTACGAATATGATGTCTACACGAAAACAGAAGTAGACATTGATAAAATATCTGACAAGCTCCGGAACAAGAAGGTGATGAAGCGGATTGCCCAGGTTCTCGACAGTGTAGACCGGGTAGTGGGAGAAGACGGTAAGCCGATCCTTCCTTTATTCATTACTGAAAGCGTTTCTAAATTCTATTACCGCAGCAATCCTGCCATCCGTTCTGAGACCATTCTGAAAACAAAGATCAATGGCGTGGGCCTTGATGATGGTTCGATGGTCACTCAGTTGGTAGGTTCTACTTTTCAGGAGTATAACTTCTATCTCAACTGGATTACGATCATCAATAAAAACTTTGTTTCTCCAATCGCCGATGGATGGAGACTTTACTATGATTATGACCTGATTGACAGCTTGATGGTGGGGGATGACTTCTGCTATCGTCTGGATTTCTATCCTAAGAATCCACTGGAGCTGGCATTCACAGGCTCGATGTGGATCACAAAAAAGGATTTTGCATTAAAACAGATCGATGCATCCATCGGAAAAGAATCCAATGTGAACTTCATTGATAAGATACGCATACAGCAGGAGCTAGGGATAACGCAAACCGGTCACTGGCTTCCTATGAAGAATCGTGTGCTTGTTGACATTGGGGAATTGGGAAAGAACTCTGCGGGACTACTTGCAAAATTCTATACCAGCAATAAGAACTTCGTAGTCAATCAACCTCACAAGGCACTCTTCTATGACAAGCCTATCAGTATAGCAGAAGATGCTCAAATAAAGGAAACCGATCAATATTGGGATTCGCTGAGGCACGAACCATTAAGTGCGGCAGAGAAAAGTGTTTATCAGATGATTGATACGATCAAGAATATTCCTATCGTAAAAACCTACACCGAAGTTTTTAAGGCAGTTGTAGATGGGTACTATGATCTCGGACAGATTGAAATCGGTCCATACGTCCGGACGATAGCTTACAATACAGTGGAAGGTATTCGGGTACAGGGAGGCTTCAAAACCAATGCAAGTTTCAGTAAAAAAATTACCTATAGCGGTTATGCAGCTTATGGATTTCAGGATACACGGGTAAAGGGTGGTGGTTCTGCACAGTTTATTCTGTCAAGAAATCACTGGACAACTCTTACGTTCAGGGCAAGACGTGATATTATACGACTGGGAGTTGATGAAGATGCCCTTGCGGGAAATCCTTTATTCCTCGCTGCGGCACGCTGGGGACAATTTAAACGTGCTTACTATTTCGATGAAGGTTATATTTCTTTCTATCGCGAATTTTTAAGAGGGCTTTCTGGCAGAGCAAGCTTCCGTGTCTACAATTTTGATCCTACTTATCCTTTTGGATTCTATCGTGTTGAATCTGGAGATCCTCCCGTCTACCGTGAACTGACAACTGCTGAAGTCAGTGCTGAAATAAGGTGGGCAAGAGATGAAACTTTCCTGCAGAATGGAAATGAAAGACTTAGCCTCGGCCTGAAGAAATGGCCGGCACTGACGGCACGCTATACCCATGGTCAAAAGGGTATTATGGGCAGCGATTATAACTATGACAAATTCAGGTTCTCCATTGATAAGAGGATCCGCATGGGTTTTCTTGGAGTTGGTTTGATGTCGGCTTCCTATGAATACATATGGGGTAAACTTCCTTATCCATTGCTGAATGTTCATCTTGGTAATCAGTCTCCGATTTATTCACCCTTCACTTACAACCTGATGAACTTTGGGGAGTTTGTCAGTGACGAATCTGTTACTATTCGTTACCGTCAATTCTTTGAAGGACTTTTGGTAAACCGCATTCCCCTTCTCAATAAACTGAAATGGAGATTGGTAGGGACAGGAAACATAATTTATGGCGGACTATCGCGTCCTAACCAATTCAGAATTGCAGTATTTACTCCAAGAGGAGATAGAGCCCTCGAAACCAGATCCTTACAGACCGGAAAAGCTTACGTTGAAGTTGGGTATGGTGTGGAGAACATATTCAAGTTTTTCAGAGTTGACTTCATACACCGGCTATCGTACCTGGATCCAATACAGAATCCTGATGCCCGCAAATTCGGTGTCCTCTTCACTGCCCAATTCAAGCTCTAG
- a CDS encoding BamA/TamA family outer membrane protein has protein sequence MLTKPLVICLPIFTILFSQSLTAQNKNREIGTFPTSIDTTKTDEVVYKNKLLVFPLVALSTETNWVFGVANAYIFKTSKKDPTLRTSTMPSGFLYTLNKQILIAIGANIFLPKEKYIIRFENSFSKFPDKFWGIGNNTPESAKESYTFTQFYINPQLNRKVTRNFFLGVGMDYQDVFDIQYDSLGNFARQEVVGIYKRENYHVLGYAFLLTHDSRNHTYTPNKGSLLRIKLSNFNQHVGSDYNFQGIDIDFRKFIDLKRKRVLAVQGFGVFTFGDVPYRNLAVLGGNSIMRGYYGGRYRDKKFVGTQVEYRFPVYKRFSAVTFGSMGQVASEIPEINFSQFKYAVGAGIRFSVLPRENLNLRFDLAHGDNSLNYYIVLAESF, from the coding sequence ATGCTAACGAAGCCTTTGGTTATTTGTTTACCAATTTTTACAATTCTCTTCTCTCAAAGCCTCACCGCGCAGAATAAAAACAGAGAAATTGGAACATTTCCTACATCGATAGATACGACCAAAACGGATGAAGTGGTTTACAAGAACAAGCTTCTTGTTTTTCCACTCGTGGCTTTGTCAACAGAAACAAATTGGGTGTTTGGGGTTGCAAATGCATATATATTCAAGACTTCCAAGAAGGATCCAACGCTTCGTACATCAACGATGCCTTCGGGTTTTTTATATACACTCAACAAGCAGATCCTCATTGCAATCGGTGCCAATATCTTTCTGCCCAAAGAGAAGTACATCATACGCTTCGAAAATTCATTCAGTAAGTTTCCTGACAAATTCTGGGGCATTGGAAACAACACTCCAGAGAGCGCTAAAGAAAGCTACACCTTTACACAGTTCTACATCAATCCGCAGCTCAATCGCAAAGTCACAAGAAATTTCTTTCTGGGAGTCGGAATGGATTACCAGGATGTTTTTGATATTCAATATGATTCGCTGGGAAATTTTGCAAGGCAGGAAGTAGTAGGTATATACAAGCGGGAGAATTATCATGTACTGGGTTATGCATTTTTACTAACACATGACTCACGTAATCATACCTACACTCCAAACAAGGGTTCTCTTCTCAGAATCAAACTCTCTAATTTTAACCAACATGTAGGAAGCGATTATAATTTCCAGGGGATTGACATTGACTTTAGAAAATTTATTGACTTGAAGAGAAAGAGAGTTCTTGCAGTTCAGGGATTTGGGGTCTTTACTTTTGGAGATGTCCCATACAGGAATCTTGCAGTCCTGGGTGGTAATTCTATTATGCGGGGATACTATGGTGGAAGGTATCGCGATAAGAAATTCGTAGGTACTCAGGTTGAATATAGATTCCCTGTATATAAAAGATTCTCTGCCGTTACCTTTGGAAGCATGGGACAAGTGGCCAGCGAGATACCTGAGATTAACTTCTCTCAATTTAAATACGCTGTGGGCGCAGGCATAAGATTCTCAGTGTTGCCAAGGGAAAACCTTAACCTGAGGTTTGACCTTGCTCATGGAGACAACTCACTCAATTACTATATCGTGTTGGCTGAGTCCTTCTGA
- a CDS encoding STAS/SEC14 domain-containing protein: MIEELKDTPNTMVGFKASGEITKEDFDKIVLPAVAELVQRTGKLNYLLELDTKLSNFTLGAWLKDAMLGLNNLTNWNRAAIVTDSEKIKTFTEVFSKIVPGEFRGFPHDELDEAIKWVGEQSGTSPKQVFQDKAKIED, translated from the coding sequence ATGATAGAAGAACTCAAAGACACACCCAATACCATGGTTGGCTTCAAAGCCTCAGGGGAGATCACAAAAGAGGATTTTGATAAAATTGTCCTTCCTGCAGTTGCGGAATTAGTTCAACGAACCGGAAAGCTCAACTATCTTTTGGAACTGGATACCAAACTTTCAAATTTTACTTTAGGAGCCTGGCTTAAGGATGCGATGCTGGGATTGAATAACCTCACTAATTGGAATCGTGCTGCAATTGTTACTGATTCTGAAAAGATCAAGACATTCACTGAAGTGTTTAGCAAGATTGTTCCGGGCGAATTCCGGGGCTTTCCTCATGACGAACTTGATGAAGCAATCAAATGGGTAGGAGAGCAGAGTGGAACTTCTCCAAAACAAGTGTTTCAGGACAAAGCAAAAATTGAGGATTGA
- a CDS encoding carboxypeptidase-like regulatory domain-containing protein yields the protein MRGLFTGKTSFLLLLLFLSGSLVAQETIIQGKVTDANSGDAVPFANVVFKGTSIGVTTDFDGNYLLKTNNPTDSLRASYISYKSKIKVVKKGVRQTINFQLEEDVTNLETVVVHAGENPAFEILRNVVNNKNDNDKRKLSAYEYDTYTKIEVDVDNISDQLRENVVMKKIAQVLDSAERVAGEDGKPILPLFITESVSKLYYRDNPVLKTEHILKTKINGVGIEDGGLVTQLIGSSFQEYNFYQNWLNILSKDFVSPVADGWRIYYDYYLTDSLYLGNDFCYRLDFTPKSEQDLAFSGTIWITKKEFAIRQIDATVGKQANLNFVEKIKIQQELEITTAGPWLPIKNRVLINMGQMSKRAAGVLAKFYTSNKNFVIDKPQPNSFYALPIEVAEDARQFEDEKYWDTLRHEALSETEKNVYKMIDTLKNIPAIKTYTDIVKILIDGYYDLGKVDIGPYIGLIASNNVEGFRVQGGFRTNAKFSRHWILAGQIGYGFQDSRVKYSASVTNILSRRRWTTFSVRMRSDIARIGIDDENLADNPIFLAASRWGVFRRGYYFDETRVSFSRELFKGFTQRVSFRNWTFNPTYNFGYYQQPEDSTSIADRFNTSEISFETRFARDEFFIQNGNNRISMGAIRWPIITFRYTHGIKGMFGSDFEYDKIRLNLTKRIKLGPLGYGKVTATGEYVFNTLPYPLLALHLGNQTPVYAAVTYNLMNYGEFISDHYASIQYRQYFEGFFFNHIPLMNKLKWRLLGTANVIVGGMRDSNRRLIASTTRDGQSTLMAGYFTGEPYTELGYGIENIFKFLRIDFIHRLSYLDNPGARNFGIFFTAQFQL from the coding sequence GTGAGAGGATTGTTTACGGGTAAAACCTCATTCTTACTGCTTTTACTTTTTCTGTCAGGCTCTCTGGTGGCTCAGGAAACGATCATTCAGGGAAAGGTAACAGATGCTAATTCCGGTGATGCTGTTCCTTTTGCCAATGTTGTATTCAAAGGAACTTCTATTGGTGTTACCACAGATTTTGATGGCAACTATTTATTAAAGACAAACAATCCGACGGATTCGCTGAGGGCTTCTTACATCAGTTATAAATCCAAAATTAAAGTTGTAAAAAAAGGTGTTCGTCAGACGATAAATTTTCAGCTGGAGGAAGATGTTACCAATCTTGAAACAGTGGTAGTTCATGCAGGTGAAAATCCAGCTTTTGAAATTCTTCGCAATGTTGTTAACAATAAAAACGACAACGATAAACGGAAGCTCTCAGCTTATGAATATGATACGTACACCAAAATAGAAGTCGATGTCGATAACATTTCCGATCAGCTTCGCGAAAATGTTGTCATGAAGAAAATTGCACAAGTGCTGGATAGTGCCGAGCGTGTTGCAGGTGAAGATGGAAAGCCAATTCTTCCATTGTTCATCACAGAAAGTGTATCAAAACTCTATTATCGTGATAATCCTGTTCTGAAAACAGAGCACATCCTTAAAACCAAGATCAACGGTGTTGGAATTGAAGACGGAGGATTGGTCACTCAACTGATCGGGTCTTCCTTTCAGGAATATAATTTTTATCAGAATTGGCTCAACATTCTATCCAAGGATTTTGTATCACCCGTTGCGGATGGATGGCGAATTTATTATGATTATTATCTTACGGATAGTCTTTATCTCGGAAATGATTTTTGTTACAGGCTTGACTTCACACCGAAAAGTGAGCAGGATCTTGCCTTTTCAGGAACGATCTGGATCACAAAAAAGGAGTTTGCCATTCGTCAGATCGATGCTACGGTTGGTAAACAAGCCAATCTCAATTTTGTGGAGAAGATCAAAATTCAGCAGGAGCTTGAAATAACAACCGCAGGGCCATGGCTTCCCATTAAAAACCGCGTGCTTATCAATATGGGTCAGATGAGCAAAAGGGCTGCTGGGGTGCTTGCTAAATTTTATACCAGCAATAAGAATTTTGTTATCGATAAACCTCAGCCCAATTCTTTTTATGCCCTCCCGATCGAAGTAGCAGAAGACGCCAGGCAATTTGAAGATGAAAAATACTGGGACACACTGCGTCATGAGGCATTGAGTGAAACGGAGAAGAATGTCTACAAGATGATCGATACACTCAAGAATATCCCAGCTATCAAGACTTATACTGACATCGTCAAAATACTAATTGATGGGTATTATGATCTTGGCAAAGTAGACATCGGTCCCTACATCGGATTGATTGCTTCCAACAATGTTGAAGGATTTCGTGTACAGGGTGGATTCAGAACAAATGCAAAATTCAGCAGGCACTGGATACTCGCAGGACAAATCGGATATGGTTTTCAGGATAGTCGTGTCAAGTATTCAGCATCGGTCACTAACATATTATCGCGACGGCGATGGACAACCTTTTCAGTTCGCATGAGGAGTGATATTGCCAGGATTGGTATCGATGATGAAAATCTTGCTGATAATCCAATATTTCTGGCCGCATCGCGATGGGGTGTATTCCGAAGAGGTTATTACTTTGATGAAACACGCGTCAGCTTTTCACGCGAGTTGTTTAAAGGATTTACTCAACGAGTGTCATTTCGCAACTGGACCTTTAATCCAACTTATAATTTTGGATACTATCAGCAACCGGAGGACTCCACATCAATCGCTGATCGTTTCAATACATCTGAGATATCTTTTGAAACCCGTTTTGCCAGGGATGAATTTTTTATTCAGAATGGAAACAACAGGATCAGCATGGGAGCGATCCGATGGCCAATTATTACATTCCGGTACACTCATGGAATCAAAGGAATGTTTGGAAGCGACTTTGAGTATGACAAGATCAGGCTTAACCTTACAAAACGTATAAAACTTGGACCTCTGGGATATGGTAAAGTGACTGCAACAGGAGAGTATGTTTTCAATACACTGCCATATCCATTGCTTGCACTTCACCTGGGAAATCAGACACCCGTTTACGCTGCAGTTACTTATAACCTGATGAACTATGGGGAATTTATCAGTGATCATTATGCATCCATTCAATACAGGCAATACTTTGAAGGATTCTTCTTTAATCACATTCCTTTGATGAACAAGCTAAAATGGAGACTTCTCGGTACAGCCAATGTGATCGTAGGGGGGATGCGTGATTCAAATCGCCGGCTTATTGCGTCCACTACCCGTGATGGTCAATCAACATTAATGGCAGGTTATTTTACTGGAGAACCTTATACAGAATTGGGATATGGAATTGAGAATATCTTCAAGTTCCTTCGGATTGATTTCATTCATCGTCTTTCATATCTGGATAACCCTGGCGCCAGAAATTTTGGAATTTTTTTTACAGCACAATTCCAGCTTTAA
- a CDS encoding DUF218 domain-containing protein, whose translation MPFWGKVCRVGFYSLIFVSMLLLLGNWWVIVSTESKIFSSYSAVPVNKVGLVLGTSSRLSNGSPNPFFDNRMKTAADLYKIGKISHIIVSGDNRTVFYNEPIEMQRALMKLGVPESAITLDYAGLRTLDSVIRSKEIFGQDHITIITQPFHSYRAIFISEYFDIDAVALVVRERQQEPTVKVYVREYFARAKAILDLYVLKTAPRHLGEKEPIAI comes from the coding sequence ATGCCATTTTGGGGTAAGGTATGTCGGGTCGGATTCTACTCATTGATCTTCGTTTCAATGTTGTTACTCCTTGGAAACTGGTGGGTAATCGTCAGCACTGAAAGTAAAATCTTTTCAAGCTATAGTGCAGTACCTGTGAACAAGGTAGGACTCGTTTTGGGAACCAGCAGCAGGTTATCAAATGGTTCTCCCAATCCTTTCTTTGACAATAGAATGAAGACTGCCGCCGATCTGTATAAGATTGGGAAGATCAGTCACATCATTGTAAGTGGAGATAACAGAACAGTATTCTATAATGAACCCATTGAGATGCAGCGAGCCCTGATGAAGCTTGGTGTTCCTGAATCCGCCATTACCCTCGACTATGCCGGACTCCGTACGCTGGATTCTGTGATCCGCAGTAAAGAAATTTTTGGGCAGGATCATATTACAATTATCACCCAACCGTTTCATTCATATCGTGCCATCTTCATCAGCGAATATTTTGATATTGATGCAGTTGCGCTCGTGGTAAGAGAGCGTCAGCAGGAGCCAACAGTTAAGGTCTATGTCCGGGAGTATTTTGCAAGAGCAAAAGCCATTCTGGATTTATATGTGCTGAAGACAGCACCAAGGCATTTGGGTGAAAAAGAGCCCATTGCTATCTGA
- a CDS encoding RNA methyltransferase, protein MEEADKIQSLTTHFSQFISDHKKNFMERVLEHRTRYVTIVMEDIYQSHNASAVMRTCECLGVQDIHMIESSSQWSTNKQVLKGSDKWLSILRYRKKNWNNADDCFQTLRTQGYRIAVTDPSPDGVPIEELDLDTPIAIVMGNEKDGTSPFAIENADVKVNIPMVGFTESMNISVSAAICMNSVLTRLRASSYPWQMKEEEKALLRLQWYKKAVNRSELLEREFLKSIQ, encoded by the coding sequence ATGGAAGAGGCAGATAAGATTCAATCATTGACCACTCACTTCAGTCAGTTTATTTCTGATCATAAGAAGAATTTCATGGAACGGGTGCTGGAACATCGCACACGATATGTTACCATCGTAATGGAAGATATATATCAGTCTCACAATGCAAGTGCTGTAATGCGAACCTGTGAATGCCTCGGTGTTCAGGATATTCATATGATCGAATCATCCAGTCAATGGAGCACAAACAAACAGGTATTGAAAGGATCTGATAAATGGTTAAGCATTCTTCGTTACCGAAAAAAGAACTGGAACAACGCTGATGATTGCTTTCAGACTCTACGCACGCAGGGATATCGGATCGCAGTTACTGATCCTTCACCGGATGGCGTTCCTATTGAAGAACTCGACCTTGATACTCCCATAGCGATTGTCATGGGTAATGAAAAGGATGGTACCTCACCCTTTGCAATTGAAAATGCGGATGTCAAAGTAAATATTCCAATGGTTGGCTTTACAGAAAGCATGAACATTTCTGTAAGCGCTGCTATTTGTATGAATTCTGTTCTCACCCGTTTGAGGGCATCTTCATATCCCTGGCAAATGAAAGAAGAGGAAAAAGCTTTGTTACGATTGCAATGGTATAAGAAAGCGGTAAATAGATCTGAATTACTGGAACGTGAGTTTTTAAAATCAATTCAGTAA
- a CDS encoding glycoside hydrolase family 1 protein: protein MTSKNSFPSDFIFGTSTAATQIETAFEHDWQGFKARDGQIFQRTTDHELRFEEDAEIIASTAPAYRMGLSWSKLQRAPKQKLDPQIVEEYRSFLIDLQRRNVKIMMVLHHFTNPLWFVELGGWENKNNIDLWIDFGTQVVETFGEYVSHWNTFNEPNVYVSYGWITGFFPPFKINPLKALKVIKNLGTAHDRMYDVIKSKFPLHPVGISHNAVVFDSENAIGHLSARLSDWWFMKYVPDFFKKADFFGMSYYARVSHDPLPITFLDTPDKIKHYNMPHDDIWEYHPEGLRKCLDRYWKKYKLPIIITENGVCDESDELRQQAIVDYAKIVLQAIEDGIDIRGYYWWSTWDNFEWHLGPDKKFGLYRCDPITKERTARASAAIYAELAFSKVIPETLLVKE, encoded by the coding sequence ATGACTAGCAAAAATTCATTTCCTTCCGATTTTATCTTCGGTACCAGCACAGCAGCTACTCAGATTGAAACTGCCTTTGAACATGACTGGCAGGGATTCAAAGCTCGTGACGGTCAGATTTTTCAACGTACCACAGATCACGAACTTCGATTTGAAGAGGATGCAGAAATCATTGCAAGTACTGCTCCTGCCTATCGTATGGGTTTATCCTGGAGTAAACTGCAACGCGCTCCGAAACAAAAACTGGATCCACAAATTGTAGAAGAATACAGATCTTTTTTAATAGATCTTCAACGCCGCAACGTTAAGATCATGATGGTTTTACATCATTTTACCAACCCACTGTGGTTTGTAGAACTCGGTGGATGGGAAAATAAAAACAATATTGATCTCTGGATAGATTTCGGAACACAGGTGGTTGAAACCTTTGGTGAATATGTGAGCCACTGGAATACTTTTAATGAACCCAACGTGTATGTCAGCTATGGATGGATCACTGGATTTTTTCCACCCTTCAAGATCAATCCATTAAAAGCATTGAAGGTTATCAAAAACCTTGGAACAGCACACGATCGGATGTATGACGTGATCAAATCGAAATTCCCGCTTCATCCAGTAGGGATTTCTCACAATGCTGTTGTATTTGATTCAGAGAATGCGATTGGTCATTTATCTGCCAGGCTTTCCGACTGGTGGTTTATGAAATACGTCCCTGATTTCTTTAAGAAAGCCGACTTCTTCGGCATGAGTTATTATGCACGTGTATCGCATGATCCATTGCCCATTACATTCCTTGATACACCTGACAAGATCAAGCACTATAATATGCCGCATGATGATATTTGGGAATATCATCCTGAAGGATTAAGAAAATGTCTTGATCGCTATTGGAAGAAATACAAGCTGCCTATCATTATCACTGAAAATGGTGTGTGCGATGAAAGTGATGAACTTCGTCAGCAAGCGATTGTCGATTATGCCAAGATCGTTCTTCAGGCGATTGAGGACGGAATAGATATTCGTGGATACTATTGGTGGAGCACCTGGGACAATTTCGAGTGGCATCTGGGACCTGACAAGAAATTCGGATTGTACCGATGCGATCCCATTACCAAGGAACGAACAGCAAGAGCCAGTGCCGCAATTTATGCTGAATTGGCATTCAGTAAAGTGATTCCTGAGACTCTTCTGGTCAAAGAATAA
- a CDS encoding phosphatase, whose protein sequence is MSQIVLKYFEKEGGEFISPLSVFSTKVKKVKAILFDWDGVFNDGYKAGNEGSLFSEVDAMGTNLMRYALWRINGVVPVSAIITGENNPAALQLANRESFHAVYSKAKNKAKIFTTFCETHNFAPSEVLFFFDDVLDLEVARQCGARILIARKSNVMFNQFTKKSEFTDYATTNDGGHHAVREGCELIIGLLNQFDEVVKERMVFSDNYQQYLADRKKIETIHVEG, encoded by the coding sequence ATGAGTCAAATCGTTTTAAAATACTTTGAAAAAGAAGGAGGGGAATTCATTTCTCCTCTTTCTGTTTTCAGCACGAAGGTTAAGAAGGTGAAAGCCATTCTTTTTGACTGGGATGGAGTATTTAATGATGGTTACAAAGCAGGGAACGAGGGTAGTTTGTTCTCAGAAGTAGATGCGATGGGGACGAACCTTATGCGGTATGCACTTTGGAGAATCAATGGAGTAGTTCCTGTTTCTGCAATCATAACGGGAGAGAACAATCCTGCCGCACTACAGTTGGCCAACCGTGAGAGCTTTCATGCTGTCTATTCAAAAGCTAAGAACAAAGCCAAAATATTTACTACATTCTGTGAGACGCATAATTTTGCACCATCCGAAGTACTATTTTTCTTTGATGATGTACTCGATCTGGAAGTAGCTCGTCAATGTGGTGCAAGAATTCTGATTGCAAGAAAGAGCAATGTGATGTTCAATCAATTTACCAAGAAGTCGGAATTTACTGATTACGCAACTACTAATGATGGTGGACACCATGCCGTACGTGAGGGCTGTGAATTAATAATAGGACTGCTCAATCAGTTTGATGAAGTTGTTAAAGAGAGAATGGTTTTTTCAGATAACTATCAGCAATATCTCGCTGATCGCAAAAAGATCGAAACCATTCACGTAGAAGGGTAA